In Chanodichthys erythropterus isolate Z2021 chromosome 20, ASM2448905v1, whole genome shotgun sequence, the genomic stretch AGAGAAAAATAAATTGGTCTAAAGGGTTAAAGTGGAATAGATGAAAAGATTTTCTGATGTTTAAAAAATCtgtcgtcatttactcacccttatgtcattccaaaagcGTATGAATTTTCGTTCTCAACTGGAACACAAATGTAAAGAGGACAAAACAAACCATAAAAGTATCACAAATTGGTTTATGCGACTCATATTCCAAGTCATCCGGTTTTTGTGAGGAAAGTGTAACTTTGCAACATTGTTCAGATGTTCTTTAGAACAAGTCGGAAAAATGACGGAATTATAGACAATTGAATCAAAAAGCCTCAAGCGAAGCAGTTGGAGGCTAacttaaaactattaaaaagaaaaaaaagtcacttgtCACTGTCAGTCTCTTCTTCTTTCAGTCTTCCAAGTAAGGTGTATTTGTACAAGTGGACATGGGAGAGGCAGAGGATTGATTTGATCTTACAAGCCATCAGGTTGAGAGGAACTTTCCTAAACATGACCTGAAGTGTGCCGGCCCCGCAGCAAACGCTGCTGTCACTATAGTGAACGGGAGCTGTCACGCTGCAGTTGGGCCGATGCAAGCTGACAGCCTGAACGCTCACAAAACAAATCATGGCCCCATTTGGTAACACTCCACGTCCCTGCGATTTAGCCCCAACCAGGTCGGCTTCTGTGCTGCTCATAGAGGATGTTAGTGGGGAAGTGAGGCCTATTGGGGATATCTGCGTTCGTATGTGTAAATATGTAGGTGCATGTTCTGTAGGAAGTCACATCacaggccctgtcccaaatggtaCACTTCATGTGAACTTGCactcttgtggacttacaatggctgtttcagaagggtgctcaCGATATGCGCCTTCGATGCGCAATTTTGCTGAGCTCCGCAGCAGACTTCTACCCCAAAGTCAATGCTGCATTACATCATGAAATTGTGGACTCGGTGGAAGATCACGAGGGCTTAGGgttccatttgggacagggTCTCGGAGGGTGTCAGTAAAATCATGGCTTGGCAGTTAGATGAATCTTGGCTGTCATGAATCGTTCTGTGGGTGAATCTTACAAAGATCATATTTCATGCTAAAATCAAAAGATTACATTTCCCATAAAGAAGATAAAGCATATTTTTATGACCATTAAGATAATTTTACGGCCCAGCCTGTGACTGTCAAAACaagtgactgtctttatgaataagtcattgaatcattcgctAAGCCGATATCTGAATCATTCATGAACAAAATGCCACAACTGTACATTGCTTGGTTTTGCAACATTTCTGCTTTAGTATTTTTTGGAGCAATTGTTTGCAGAGAAAAAACAGAccatattgtgtctaaaatgacaaaaaaaaagttgctcaGTATTAACTTCTTCTTGGATTCAATTGTTGTATAAAGGCAATATTGTTACTTGTGACACCGACTTTCAGAAATGGTCCAAGCATTTAgttaaaacatgacatttttagaTTGCATACTtgcttgtgttgttttatatatatatatatatatatatatatatatatatatatatatatatacataatagcaaattttaaaaaagcaaattTTACCATGATATGTATACacacaaatgttttttaataaaagcaatttttttattttttattgcattgcagtaatgcaaattttttaaattactgaAGGCTACTGAGAATTGTGAGTTAATATTGTGTTTTACTGTCATGAAAATAACGTCATTATGCAAACGTgtgtccttttttctttttatatacatataatttaaAGATTCATCCCTATGCTTTTCCCCCTTTCCCAGTtgagtgtgtgttgtgttttagattctctctctttcctctgTGCACATTCAAGAACAATGCATTGCCTCATCTAGCTCTCCTCCCCCATCTCTCTATCTTAATGATTATAGCAGAGATGCTCAGGTGTTCACTGTTCAACCCTTTAATCATGATGTTTCTCTCTGTTCGCTTTATTAGCTGCCAAATAAAATCACCCAGTGAGTGTGTAAAGCACTTTAACACAATCATCGCCTCTCCTCTTCtcacttttctcttttttgttgCTAAATTGTTTCATTTAATTACCATTTTGTGAGTTAGTTGAATAATAAAGTGGAAAATGGAGCTGCCAAACAGATAATTCATTTTTAGCGAGGAAAGGTGATGGCTGTAGCCCAGAAGACAATCAGCCTCAAGCCATCAGAGTTGGCCAATGCATGTCACCTGCTTCAGAATGGCATTTTAGTGACATTTAGTGCTTAAATGACTTTTTACAGAGATAGAAGACCCCAGTAATAACAACTCAAAGCTATGGCCAATTTCTTCTGTCAGGTTTTGTGCTGGTAGGTGTCTTTTATTGGAGGCAGGTTTTCGGTGATGAGTGAGAATTTCTAGATTTTGATGCAGCGCTCCATGAAAATGCAATTCTTCACTTGATTTAATATTAATCTTAAGGTTTCTTCAAAATGCAGGTTACAGCAATGTCAGGGACTGTCAATTGTCACACTACTTAAACATTTTAACGTTGTTTGCCACACAGAATTGGAAACCTTAAAATGAAGCATTTAGTTCCTGATTGCCCACGTGCAATCTGTGCCCGCAGAACTCTTCAAGTTTCTGCAGAATTGTGTTCTtcgtttaataaatattttggctAATTTGATAATGCTGTGACCTTGCAATAACATTAAAGTACTCTCAGCTCAATTTAGTAAATTTTACCAAATACATTTAACACAATTCAGCATATTTCTCCCCAAAGTAGTGTCAAAAAATGTGGAAAGAAGTCTGCAGATACTGCCTTCAAAGGGGTTAATGGCTGTGTTTGGATTAGCATAATAATATACTACTATACTATTCCTGCAGTATGTATACTGTGCACAGTTTATGAATTGTCTGTATTTATATAATACCAGGATTGCCAAACAACAGAGGACATTGCACACACTattgtatcccacaatgcaatgttcTCAGTCTGATTTTCCATTTCTAATGTGACTAATTAACTGGCAGATTTTAGCTGTTATTTCTCTTTTTTGACTATTTGATTGGATcagcaaaaattaaataaatattctggGATCTGTCAATACAAGCTCAAAACCAAATTTGCTGTATAATCCAGATTAATGCAGAAAATAATTTAGACTTTATTGAATATAAGtgatataacaaaaatatgacCTTGTGTGTAAAATGTACTTTTGCTTAGTGTAAGTCGAAATGATTTTCTGATAATGATAACTGGATACCATTCACATGGAACATAATGTGGTCATAATGTGTGAAAACAATGTGATATACcactgtttaaaatgtttactgTTAAATAATGCCAACTGAATCACAGTAATCTACAAAGTGTATACTAGTGTAAGCTGTTTGGTATGATTCCTACATCTACTGGAACTGTACTAACCAGGGTTTGTGTATTGTATGTCCTCCGCCAGACTCTGTTCAGGAGAAGCAGCCACCCGTTAGTCCAATGAATAACCGGAAGGAAGACATGGAGATCACGTCGCACTACCGGCagctcctgcgggagctgaacgagcaGCGGCAGCACGGCATCCTGTGTGACGTGTGTGTGATCGTAGAGGGCAAGATCTTCAAGGCGCACAAGAATGTGTTGCTGGGCAGCAGCCGCTACTTTAAGACACTTTATTGCCAGGTGAAAAAGGGTTCAGAGCAGCAGGCCACCATCACGCACCTGGACATCGTCACAGCCCAAGGCTTCAAGACCATCCTTGACTTCATGTACTCTGCCCACTTGGCACTCACAAGCAAGAATGTGATTGAGGTGATGTCAGCTGCCAGCTACCTGCAGATGACTGACATTGTGCAGGCATGTCACGGCTTCATCAAGGCAGCGCTAGACATCAGCATTCGCTCCGAGCTCGCAGATGAACTAGCGGATATTGAGATGGGTAACGTGGTGAGCTCTATCGGAAGCGGAGCAGGGCCTGGTGTTGGCGGAGCCTCGGAGGCACTGGCATCCATGATCTCGGCCCGCAGCTCCTCGCCGTGGCTGGCCAGGCGCACTAGTCCAGCAAATTCATCTGGAGACTCGGCCATCGCTAGCTGCCACGAAGGCAGTAGCAACTACGGCAAAGAGGACCAGGAACCCAAAAGCCATGAGAGCCAGGAGGATGCTTGTTTGCAGCCCTTGTGGCCTGCTGATTACCGTTCTGTCCAGGTCAAAGAGGAGCAGGTCTCCCCCTCCAATCTGCAAGACGGGGCTGGCCGAGGGGCACAAGGCACACCCGGAGAGCAAGGTGGAAGAGGAGAGGGGGGCTGGCAACCCCCTGGCTCGGGCCGCAGGAAGAACCGTAAGAACAAGGACACAGTCAGGCACATAACCCAGCAGAATGAAGGGGACAGTCGGACAGCATCGCCACTACCGTCCATGCTCTCCACCCCTGGCTGGAGCTACGGAAACCAGGACATTCCAGGTAGGATTGCTGTATTGGATTACTTTATTAGTGTCATCATATCACATACAATAACTGGAAAACATTTAACAACATCATTGAGCCGATTGTTGACCTTCCATGAAAGGTTtagtttaaaggattattaaaggattagttcactttaaaatgagaattaccccaagctttgcTCGCCTTCATGCcatctgatgaacacaatctgagttatattaattcatattctgacacatccaagctttataatggcagtgaatgggaaaCAATGAGTATAaggctcaagaaagtgcatccatccatcataaacgtacttcacatggctccggggggttaataatgtccttctgaagtgaagcgatgtatTTGTGTtagaaaatatccatatttaacatgttataaagtaaaatatctagcttccaccagacagCCCTCCGTATTCAACAAGACATAGGACGTAGTGTAAGGCGGAAGCTGGATATTTTccggcggaagctagatattttactttataaattaaattattatatatatatatatatatatatatatatatatatatatatatatatatatatatatatatatatatatatatatatatatataaattaatataatattaaatatggatattcgTCGAACACAAACTCATTGCTTCGCTTTATAAGGACGTTATTAACCCCCCTGAGCTGTCTGGAGTaggtttatgatggatggagacactttcttcagctcatactcattggtcccgttcactgccattataaagctcagatgtgtcaggacatttattaatatatctctgattgtgttcatcagaaagaagaaagtcatatacagctaggatggcttgagggtgagtaaagcttggg encodes the following:
- the zbtb46 gene encoding zinc finger and BTB domain-containing protein 46 isoform X2, translated to MNNRKEDMEITSHYRQLLRELNEQRQHGILCDVCVIVEGKIFKAHKNVLLGSSRYFKTLYCQVKKGSEQQATITHLDIVTAQGFKTILDFMYSAHLALTSKNVIEVMSAASYLQMTDIVQACHGFIKAALDISIRSELADELADIEMGNVVSSIGSGAGPGVGGASEALASMISARSSSPWLARRTSPANSSGDSAIASCHEGSSNYGKEDQEPKSHESQEDACLQPLWPADYRSVQVKEEQVSPSNLQDGAGRGAQGTPGEQGGRGEGGWQPPGSGRRKNRKNKDTVRHITQQNEGDSRTASPLPSMLSTPGWSYGNQDIPGAEVTEPNMSDSRSERMDLLVKQEEAAAGDSGFLSGERDEAVAQERGGSVANLRAALMSKNSLLSLGAEMLGEENPLLFEYLPKGGHSLSLNDFTVIRKKFKCPYCSFSAMHQCILKRHMRSHTGERPYPCEICGKKFTRREHMKRHTLVHSKDKKYVCKVCSRVFMSAASVGIKHGSRRHGVCADCSGRGMAALLDQNGEDGSPEEELLYPGDHRFPDDTADGDGEEEMMVEAELMGEGEGEEENGKWRAGSGMSQRDDRAIDDGKEESDSALEGDARAGSEKDFSWIS